A stretch of Alkalicella caledoniensis DNA encodes these proteins:
- a CDS encoding Gmad2 immunoglobulin-like domain-containing protein, which produces MKKNILLLCMLILISIVGLSACATGGDKEPKENLSPVPGEKDEKYEVVLYYPDNDLLGTYRLKKEVSVRREEDLPKAALQAWIDGPEHEELTGLIRSSLIIEYVENVDGVAHVSFSKEINNNSLGTNGELMFAEQVAMIMQQFGFERTQILVEGRKEELIQGSLYIGEPFVANDPESYLWVDEKAKGEFVLQNVAFRIFEPALNSEVKDQIVVRGLARVFEATIQYEFEDGHFLFDTGFVTASEGAPGWGEFEIVIDLDGLPSGTARVILYEESAKDGSRLHEIQIPVVIGE; this is translated from the coding sequence ATGAAGAAAAATATTTTGCTTCTGTGTATGTTGATTTTAATAAGTATCGTAGGTTTATCTGCTTGTGCAACCGGTGGCGACAAAGAGCCCAAGGAAAATTTGTCCCCTGTACCTGGTGAGAAGGATGAAAAATACGAAGTTGTATTATATTACCCAGATAACGATTTATTAGGCACTTACAGACTTAAAAAAGAAGTATCTGTACGTCGGGAAGAGGATTTGCCAAAGGCAGCCCTTCAGGCTTGGATAGATGGGCCAGAACATGAAGAGTTGACTGGGTTAATCCGTTCTAGCTTAATAATTGAGTATGTAGAGAATGTTGATGGGGTAGCCCATGTGAGTTTCTCAAAAGAGATTAACAATAACAGCTTGGGAACAAATGGTGAATTGATGTTTGCTGAACAAGTGGCTATGATAATGCAACAGTTTGGTTTTGAGAGGACTCAGATTCTTGTAGAAGGAAGAAAAGAAGAGCTGATACAAGGGAGTCTTTATATAGGGGAGCCTTTCGTAGCCAATGACCCAGAAAGTTACTTGTGGGTGGATGAAAAAGCAAAGGGAGAATTCGTGCTACAAAATGTGGCTTTTCGTATTTTTGAACCTGCCCTCAACTCTGAGGTAAAAGACCAAATAGTTGTAAGGGGATTAGCTAGGGTTTTCGAAGCCACCATACAGTACGAGTTTGAAGATGGGCACTTTCTTTTTGATACAGGTTTTGTAACAGCAAGTGAAGGGGCGCCAGGTTGGGGAGAGTTTGAGATAGTTATTGATCTGGACGGACTACCCAGCGGAACGGCTAGGGTGATACTTTACGAAGAAAGTGCTAAAGATGGATCTAGATTGCATGAAATTCAAATACCGGTGGTAATAGGAGAGTAG
- a CDS encoding sensor histidine kinase — MKIRNQLWIIFTSVFLIISIAVYIVVENMYEQSLQGGYEQIAITQGSTILDRLVETYPDTPNRSIGYLEVYGEQLNTRLIMLDHERRVYADGFRQLDLGTQLNLDMVTQNFEMGSIFSEADYSYIQYTMLPFENLGRQGYLLMVQESEQLYTDIKIFRDWMVKVLITAILAFFFISYLVASWFSKPIRQMITHLKKITPEKRTFSMRYKRKDEIKDLIDTTENMVEQLNLYDDRQRRFLSTSSHELKTPLATMQLIIGNLPYVGDDKDTFNEFVQDLSFQVEKMKNMVDQLLQINRMWDSHLQKEQIATGDIQDYIVQSFQHIAQNKDIKIEFDVDEVKLYVDRTFFLRGIENLVSNAIRYSSKGKKVEIKVKREKDVNKISVCDQGIGISPENLPHIFEPFYRANDATAYNQEGSGLGLTIVKQMIDMHKGKVEIETKLGQGTCVHLLLPTM; from the coding sequence ATGAAGATTAGAAACCAACTATGGATCATATTCACCAGTGTATTTCTCATTATAAGCATTGCAGTTTATATTGTAGTAGAAAATATGTATGAACAAAGCCTACAAGGGGGATATGAACAGATAGCTATTACACAAGGGTCCACAATCCTTGATAGATTGGTAGAAACATATCCTGATACACCTAATCGAAGTATTGGTTACCTTGAAGTGTATGGTGAACAGTTAAATACTCGATTGATAATGCTAGATCATGAAAGAAGAGTATATGCTGATGGTTTTAGACAGCTAGATTTAGGTACACAGCTAAATCTGGATATGGTAACTCAGAATTTTGAGATGGGATCTATCTTTTCTGAGGCAGATTACTCGTATATTCAGTATACAATGCTTCCTTTTGAAAACCTTGGCAGACAAGGGTATCTACTAATGGTTCAAGAATCAGAACAACTCTATACTGATATAAAGATATTTCGTGACTGGATGGTTAAAGTTTTAATCACTGCTATATTAGCATTCTTTTTTATTTCCTATCTTGTTGCTTCATGGTTTTCAAAACCAATTAGACAGATGATTACCCATTTAAAAAAAATAACCCCAGAGAAACGAACCTTTTCCATGAGGTATAAGAGGAAAGATGAAATTAAGGATCTAATTGATACAACTGAAAATATGGTAGAACAATTAAACTTATATGATGATAGACAAAGGAGATTTTTGAGTACATCTTCCCATGAACTTAAAACACCTTTGGCAACAATGCAGCTAATCATTGGTAATTTGCCTTATGTTGGTGACGATAAAGATACTTTTAATGAGTTTGTCCAAGATTTATCATTTCAAGTGGAAAAGATGAAGAATATGGTTGATCAGTTACTGCAAATAAATCGAATGTGGGATAGTCATTTACAAAAAGAGCAAATAGCTACTGGTGATATACAAGACTATATAGTTCAGTCATTTCAGCATATTGCCCAAAATAAAGATATAAAAATAGAATTTGATGTTGATGAGGTAAAGCTTTATGTGGATAGAACATTTTTCCTGCGGGGTATTGAAAACTTAGTTTCCAACGCCATACGCTACTCATCTAAGGGTAAAAAAGTAGAAATAAAGGTTAAAAGGGAGAAAGATGTTAACAAGATAAGTGTTTGTGATCAAGGAATTGGGATTTCACCTGAAAACCTACCACATATTTTCGAACCTTTCTACAGGGCAAATGATGCAACAGCTTATAATCAAGAAGGAAGTGGCTTAGGTCTAACCATTGTAAAACAGATGATTGATATGCATAAGGGAAAAGTTGAAATAGAAACAAAACTTGGACAAGGGACATGTGTTCATTTATTGTTGCCCACGATGTAA
- a CDS encoding response regulator transcription factor, translated as MKRFLLVEDEQIMAKNIAFFLEREGYKVDIAHDGEAGWIAFTTNEYDLVLLDWTLPKKDGLDLCRDIRKKSNVPIIMITAKSEILDRVIGLEIGADDYVVKPFDQRELLARIHALLRRNETISTNQVGEQQLQYDGLRLDRERLLILFEDQSITLTANEYKLIEILMKKPETVYTRELMYEQVWGGLLGYSDRTVDVTISRLRKKIMELTGKKYFHAVRGMGYKFGEKS; from the coding sequence ATGAAACGTTTTTTGCTTGTTGAGGATGAACAGATAATGGCTAAAAATATTGCTTTCTTCTTGGAAAGGGAAGGATACAAAGTGGATATAGCCCATGACGGAGAAGCTGGATGGATAGCTTTTACAACTAATGAGTATGACCTAGTTCTTTTGGATTGGACTTTACCTAAAAAGGATGGGTTAGATCTTTGTAGGGATATACGCAAGAAATCCAATGTGCCCATAATTATGATAACAGCAAAAAGCGAAATCTTAGATAGAGTTATAGGATTGGAGATAGGTGCAGATGACTATGTGGTCAAGCCTTTTGATCAAAGAGAGTTACTGGCAAGAATTCATGCTCTGTTAAGAAGGAATGAAACAATTAGTACGAATCAAGTGGGGGAGCAGCAGCTTCAATATGATGGACTTAGACTGGACAGGGAGAGGTTACTTATCTTATTTGAGGACCAATCCATTACACTTACTGCCAATGAATACAAACTGATAGAGATACTGATGAAAAAACCTGAGACTGTGTATACCCGTGAGCTTATGTATGAACAAGTATGGGGAGGGCTGTTGGGATATAGTGATCGTACAGTGGATGTAACTATTAGTAGATTAAGGAAAAAGATAATGGAGCTTACAGGGAAGAAGTATTTTCATGCTGTCAGGGGAATGGGATACAAATTTGGGGAAAAATCATGA
- a CDS encoding helix-turn-helix domain-containing protein — translation MGRKPKYSKEVKIKACKDYEKGHSSFVGIADEIGTTKEAVRQWYIRYKEHGSSVFDTSSRNQSYSKEFKLSVVDEYSSGKYSMPDLVAKYNITYSVLRGWITKWYNGIEIEDYDPKGDVYTMKSRKTTFEERLEIAKWVIKNNMSYKVAADKYSITYALVYKWTRAYIDKGPEALKYQKRGPKLKSEIDENNLTDVEKLKLELEKEKALRKRREFELEVLKKKEEFERQLRSRK, via the coding sequence ATGGGAAGAAAACCAAAGTATAGTAAAGAAGTAAAAATCAAAGCTTGCAAGGATTATGAGAAAGGTCATAGTAGTTTTGTAGGAATTGCAGATGAAATTGGAACTACAAAGGAAGCTGTGCGTCAGTGGTATATCAGATATAAAGAACATGGATCTAGTGTATTTGATACATCAAGTAGAAACCAATCATATAGCAAGGAGTTTAAGTTGTCAGTAGTAGATGAATATTCATCAGGGAAATATTCAATGCCAGACTTAGTAGCTAAGTATAATATTACTTATTCTGTATTAAGAGGATGGATTACTAAATGGTATAATGGTATAGAAATAGAGGATTACGATCCTAAGGGGGATGTCTATACTATGAAATCTAGAAAAACTACATTTGAAGAGAGATTAGAGATAGCAAAATGGGTTATCAAAAATAATATGAGCTACAAAGTTGCGGCTGACAAGTATTCAATTACTTATGCGCTCGTATATAAATGGACAAGAGCATATATAGACAAGGGACCAGAAGCACTAAAGTATCAAAAGCGTGGACCAAAGCTCAAATCTGAAATTGATGAAAATAATTTAACTGATGTTGAAAAATTAAAACTTGAACTTGAAAAAGAAAAGGCATTGAGAAAAAGAAGAGAATTTGAACTCGAAGTTCTTAAAAAAAAAGAGGAATTCGAAAGGCAACTTCGCTCTCGAAAGTAA
- a CDS encoding IS3 family transposase, translated as MRKATSLSKVRHEAEYKTVVFFKDQGYAVTKICEFLNISRSAYYKHKKRVKPEKEKQDELLCSLINEYHITFDGILGYRRMAMFINKLNHKSFSEGYIHRLMNLLGITARIRRKKVNRKRTKPEYTKENILSRDFTTEAPNEKWLTDVTEFSIPGDSRKLYLSPIMDLYDNSIIEYKLSFKNNNHLVFDMFDKAIEKYPDAKPIFHSDRGFQYTGNIFRDKIQEAGMTQSMSRVGKCIDNGPMEGFFGVLKAEMFYGKKFKSLEELRWKIVEYIKFYNEKRFQKRLRCMAPLEYRNHASKCA; from the coding sequence ATTCGAAAGGCAACTTCGCTCTCGAAAGTAAGACATGAAGCAGAATACAAAACAGTAGTTTTTTTTAAAGATCAAGGTTATGCAGTGACCAAAATATGCGAATTTCTAAATATCTCAAGAAGTGCATACTACAAACATAAAAAACGTGTGAAACCTGAAAAAGAAAAACAAGATGAATTATTATGTTCACTAATTAATGAATATCATATAACTTTTGATGGGATTTTAGGCTATAGAAGAATGGCTATGTTCATTAACAAACTAAATCATAAGTCATTCTCAGAAGGGTATATACATAGACTTATGAATCTTTTAGGTATTACAGCCAGGATTAGAAGAAAGAAAGTTAATCGTAAGAGAACAAAACCAGAATATACGAAAGAAAATATTTTATCAAGAGACTTTACTACTGAGGCTCCTAATGAGAAATGGCTTACAGATGTAACTGAATTCTCAATTCCTGGAGATAGTAGAAAGCTTTATTTAAGCCCAATTATGGATCTTTATGATAATAGTATTATTGAATATAAACTTTCCTTCAAAAATAATAATCATCTTGTATTTGACATGTTTGATAAAGCAATAGAAAAGTATCCTGATGCAAAGCCGATATTTCACAGCGATAGAGGCTTTCAATACACAGGTAATATCTTTAGAGATAAAATCCAGGAAGCTGGTATGACTCAAAGCATGTCGAGGGTTGGCAAGTGTATAGATAACGGGCCTATGGAAGGTTTTTTTGGAGTTTTGAAAGCTGAAATGTTTTACGGAAAAAAGTTTAAGTCACTTGAAGAACTTAGGTGGAAAATAGTTGAATATATTAAGTTTTACAACGAAAAAAGATTTCAAAAAAGACTAAGATGCATGGCTCCTTTAGAATATAGAAACCATGCATCAAAATGTGCATAA
- a CDS encoding IS256 family transposase, translating to MTTKGNLLAKELAKECRSVEEVQEHLKSLFKDTMQEIFEAEMDEHLGYDKHSPIGDHSGNSRNGYNKKTIKTKYGESTIEIPRDRNGDFEPQVIKKYQRTSNELEDKIISMYANGMTTRDIESHMQDIYGIEVSATMVSKVTDRILPMIAEWQSRPLDRIYPIVFLDAIHFKVREDNRIINKAAYSVLGINMAGHKEVLGIWIGGNESSKFWLGVLNDLKNRGVEDILIACKDGLSGFSEAINSAFPKTEIQLCVIHQIRNSMKYVSYKEMKQVMVDLKKVYQALTLDEAEYAFEEFKEKWGKKHPIIIKSWEKNWDELTVYFKYPNEIRKLIYTTNTIEAYHRQLRKVTKTKTSYPNDEALEKILYLATMEISKKWTQPLRIWKQCISQFAIYFEDRIDSNLAV from the coding sequence ATGACTACAAAGGGTAATTTATTAGCCAAAGAATTAGCAAAAGAGTGCCGAAGTGTAGAAGAAGTACAAGAACACTTAAAAAGTTTATTCAAAGATACTATGCAGGAAATCTTCGAAGCTGAAATGGATGAGCATTTAGGCTATGATAAACACTCACCCATTGGCGATCATTCAGGGAATAGTAGAAATGGTTACAACAAGAAAACCATTAAGACTAAGTACGGAGAATCAACCATAGAAATCCCAAGGGATCGTAATGGGGATTTTGAACCACAAGTAATCAAGAAATATCAACGGACTAGCAATGAGCTCGAAGATAAAATAATATCCATGTATGCTAACGGAATGACCACACGTGACATAGAAAGCCATATGCAAGATATCTACGGCATCGAGGTATCAGCAACAATGGTTAGTAAAGTTACAGACAGGATACTACCTATGATTGCTGAATGGCAATCTAGGCCACTAGATAGGATCTACCCTATAGTTTTCCTTGATGCAATTCACTTTAAAGTTCGTGAAGATAACAGGATAATTAATAAAGCGGCTTACAGTGTACTAGGTATAAATATGGCAGGTCACAAGGAAGTTTTAGGAATATGGATTGGTGGTAACGAAAGTTCAAAGTTCTGGCTAGGAGTACTTAATGACCTTAAAAATAGAGGTGTAGAAGACATCCTAATTGCTTGTAAGGACGGACTTTCAGGCTTTTCTGAGGCTATTAACTCTGCCTTTCCAAAAACAGAAATACAGCTATGTGTTATTCACCAAATCAGAAACTCGATGAAGTATGTTTCGTATAAAGAAATGAAACAGGTAATGGTAGACCTGAAAAAAGTATACCAAGCTTTAACTCTTGATGAAGCAGAATATGCTTTTGAAGAGTTCAAAGAAAAGTGGGGTAAAAAACACCCAATAATTATTAAATCATGGGAAAAAAATTGGGATGAGTTAACTGTTTACTTTAAGTATCCTAACGAGATACGTAAATTGATCTATACTACAAATACCATCGAAGCATACCATAGACAGCTGCGTAAAGTTACTAAAACTAAAACATCTTACCCTAACGATGAAGCCTTAGAAAAAATATTGTACTTAGCTACCATGGAAATATCTAAGAAGTGGACTCAACCACTTAGGATCTGGAAACAATGTATCTCCCAGTTTGCAATATATTTTGAGGATAGAATTGACTCAAATTTAGCTGTTTAG
- a CDS encoding glutaredoxin family protein — MRIRYTKIEVITIKDIKLYVMQGCPFCNKVEKYVKENNLSVELVDIKADPKYEDELVRLGGKDQVPMLLVDGKPLYESDDIIEWFKEKL, encoded by the coding sequence ATGAGAATCAGATATACTAAAATTGAGGTGATAACTATTAAAGATATAAAACTGTATGTTATGCAGGGGTGTCCTTTTTGTAACAAGGTAGAGAAGTATGTTAAGGAGAATAATCTATCTGTTGAGTTGGTGGACATAAAGGCAGACCCTAAATATGAAGATGAGCTTGTTAGGTTAGGTGGGAAAGATCAAGTCCCCATGCTTTTAGTGGATGGAAAGCCCCTTTATGAATCTGATGATATTATAGAATGGTTTAAGGAAAAATTATAG
- a CDS encoding PTS sugar transporter subunit IIA: MRKIVLATHGAFADGIKSCLETLIGHGASIKYISAYTQNTDIDKEIREFFSNIDDDDELVIFTDLMGGSITQKFVPFCHRPNTFLIAGFNLAIVLEIVLNDSKLSKKEVLKLINNAREQLTCVNYTDLPYQYE, translated from the coding sequence ATGAGGAAAATAGTTTTAGCCACACACGGGGCTTTTGCAGATGGTATAAAAAGCTGTTTGGAAACTTTAATAGGGCACGGTGCCAGCATAAAATATATAAGTGCTTATACTCAAAATACTGATATTGATAAAGAGATAAGGGAGTTTTTTTCAAATATTGATGACGATGATGAACTTGTAATATTCACTGATTTGATGGGTGGAAGTATAACACAAAAATTTGTTCCCTTTTGTCATAGACCTAACACTTTTCTAATTGCTGGGTTTAATCTTGCCATAGTACTTGAGATAGTTTTAAATGATAGTAAGTTATCTAAAAAAGAAGTATTAAAGTTAATTAATAATGCCCGTGAGCAATTAACCTGTGTTAATTATACTGATCTACCATATCAATACGAATAG
- a CDS encoding sensor histidine kinase, with amino-acid sequence MDTSSNNKHIKHASVFTILVLILFTLIAVGSYGPIKEKSYTGDDYKSYMRTNAFANYLAQYTRYLMDEETRFADFNNVKSIKYHILDMENGTFTSNIPDVTQQSLQGEKGKSVQHIVVTFDEVGNPNVQGSTEINTSTFYFNLERSSDESDLSHHKITYLIYPGFEDFNDVFTTEMKLHNIFTYHWKILLGITLVSISLLIIAAIAVPYSYQRKVSLHRIYNSIFIEFKLLFFLFFAGVLFFLAVIYGDGFLFGYSNHQDVLDALYKPNYTFYLIGIPVTFIIVLQTYLGIVYLKYVSQLGIYKGFILNSLFLKVMVKAYNKLRGFVNNIFALDITNDYHKTLLRALIINVVILWVISFSGFIGYILAIVYTVYLFNYLTKFFDNLKEIHLASEEIARGNFEITLNEKEAGLFEPISKNLNNIKEGFQVAVNEELKSEKMKTDLITNVSHDLKTPLTSIITYVDLLKKETSEELRLEYIDVIDKKSNRLKTLIEDLFEASRASSGNIELNFEQIDAVALLRQTMGEFEDKINESNLQFKISLPEDKVHCNLDGKKTYRVFENILSNILKYSLDNSRVYVDVEDSNGMVSFTFKNISSYEMNFDPGEMTERFNRGDKSRNTEGSGLGLAIAKDLVELQKGSLSISIDGDLFKLIISFPK; translated from the coding sequence TTGGATACAAGTTCCAACAATAAACATATTAAACATGCTTCGGTATTTACAATATTAGTTCTTATTTTGTTTACTTTAATAGCTGTGGGAAGTTACGGGCCAATTAAGGAAAAATCCTATACAGGTGATGATTACAAATCATATATGAGAACTAATGCATTCGCTAATTATTTAGCACAATACACCCGCTATCTAATGGATGAGGAAACAAGATTTGCAGATTTTAACAATGTAAAGAGCATTAAATATCACATACTAGATATGGAAAACGGAACATTCACTAGCAATATTCCAGATGTAACACAGCAAAGTTTGCAGGGGGAAAAAGGGAAAAGTGTTCAGCATATAGTAGTTACATTTGATGAAGTGGGAAACCCCAATGTACAAGGGAGTACTGAAATCAACACTAGTACGTTTTATTTTAACCTAGAGAGATCCTCAGATGAAAGTGATCTTTCCCATCATAAAATTACCTACCTTATTTACCCAGGGTTTGAGGATTTCAATGATGTTTTTACAACTGAAATGAAATTGCATAACATCTTTACTTACCACTGGAAGATTTTGCTGGGTATTACACTGGTTAGCATATCTTTACTAATAATAGCTGCTATTGCAGTACCGTATTCTTACCAAAGGAAGGTATCACTTCATAGAATTTACAATAGCATCTTCATAGAATTCAAATTACTGTTTTTTCTGTTTTTTGCCGGCGTTCTTTTTTTTCTGGCTGTTATATATGGCGATGGATTCCTATTTGGCTATTCAAACCACCAAGATGTCTTGGATGCACTGTATAAACCGAATTATACGTTTTATCTTATTGGCATTCCAGTAACATTTATAATTGTTCTTCAGACTTACCTAGGAATAGTATACCTAAAATATGTAAGTCAACTAGGGATTTATAAAGGATTTATACTTAATAGCTTATTTTTAAAAGTTATGGTAAAAGCCTACAATAAATTGAGGGGATTTGTTAATAATATTTTTGCGTTGGACATAACAAATGATTATCACAAAACCTTACTAAGAGCTTTAATTATAAATGTGGTAATTCTCTGGGTAATAAGTTTCTCTGGTTTTATAGGTTATATTCTAGCAATAGTGTATACTGTGTACCTATTTAATTACCTAACAAAGTTTTTTGACAACCTTAAAGAGATTCATTTAGCCAGTGAAGAGATAGCTAGGGGCAATTTTGAAATAACACTTAATGAAAAAGAGGCTGGGTTATTTGAACCAATTAGTAAAAACCTCAATAACATAAAAGAAGGTTTCCAAGTAGCGGTGAATGAAGAACTAAAAAGTGAAAAAATGAAGACAGATTTGATTACAAATGTTTCCCATGACTTAAAAACACCATTGACATCCATTATCACATATGTAGACTTACTGAAAAAGGAAACATCAGAGGAATTGCGTCTAGAATACATTGATGTAATTGATAAGAAATCAAATAGGTTAAAAACATTAATTGAAGATTTATTTGAAGCGAGTAGAGCCAGTAGTGGGAATATTGAACTTAACTTTGAACAAATAGACGCAGTTGCCCTCTTAAGACAAACCATGGGAGAGTTTGAAGATAAAATCAACGAAAGTAATCTACAGTTTAAGATTAGCCTACCTGAAGATAAAGTCCACTGTAATCTAGATGGGAAAAAAACTTATCGTGTGTTCGAAAATATTTTATCCAACATATTAAAATATTCACTAGATAATAGTAGGGTCTATGTAGATGTTGAAGATTCTAATGGTATGGTAAGTTTTACTTTTAAAAATATTTCATCCTATGAAATGAACTTTGACCCGGGGGAAATGACGGAGAGGTTTAATAGGGGAGATAAGTCTAGAAACACTGAAGGATCAGGGCTCGGTTTGGCCATAGCAAAGGACTTAGTTGAGCTACAAAAGGGTAGCTTGAGCATATCAATTGATGGAGATTTGTTTAAACTTATTATTTCTTTTCCAAAATAG
- a CDS encoding response regulator transcription factor: MYNILVVDDEKEITNAIEIYLKSLNHSVFKAYDGIEALEVFAKEDIHLVIIDIMMPKLDGIATVTKMRETSTVPIIFLSAKSEDVDKIWGLNVGADDYITKPFNPMELLARVNSSLRRYTTFSERIQQKESVLKIGGVELKDESKELFVDGENVKITPIEYKILFLLMSNPNRVFSIEEIYEKVWEVPAYNPDTVTVHIRRIREKIEINPKEPKYLKVVWGIGYKFQQ, encoded by the coding sequence ATGTATAATATTTTGGTTGTGGATGATGAAAAAGAAATAACTAATGCCATTGAAATTTATTTGAAAAGTTTAAATCATAGTGTCTTTAAAGCTTATGATGGCATTGAAGCTTTAGAGGTTTTTGCAAAAGAAGACATTCATCTAGTTATCATCGATATTATGATGCCTAAATTAGATGGGATTGCCACTGTTACGAAAATGAGGGAAACCAGTACAGTGCCGATTATCTTTTTGTCAGCTAAGAGTGAGGATGTAGACAAAATCTGGGGACTTAATGTGGGGGCTGATGATTATATCACAAAACCATTTAACCCAATGGAACTACTGGCTAGGGTGAACTCATCATTGCGTAGGTACACAACCTTTTCCGAGCGTATACAGCAAAAGGAGAGTGTACTTAAGATAGGTGGGGTAGAACTAAAGGATGAGAGCAAGGAGCTTTTTGTTGATGGGGAGAATGTAAAAATAACTCCCATTGAATACAAAATCCTATTCCTACTCATGAGCAATCCTAACAGGGTATTTTCCATTGAAGAAATTTACGAAAAGGTGTGGGAGGTTCCAGCCTATAACCCTGATACTGTCACAGTTCATATAAGGCGGATCAGGGAAAAAATTGAGATTAACCCAAAGGAACCTAAATATTTAAAGGTGGTGTGGGGGATTGGATACAAGTTCCAACAATAA
- a CDS encoding C-GCAxxG-C-C family (seleno)protein, translating into MLKDIARDNYQNGYNCAEAMLLAGNEYYNLHLNPDTFKVMAGFGGGVGVEDLCGVVSGSVALLGIIFVDKRAYESQEIKEITEDFVESFRRELKTLNCKMLKDMYREEDAKCSSVVEAGGRVLEEVIIKYKSKSK; encoded by the coding sequence ATGTTAAAGGATATAGCCAGGGATAATTATCAAAATGGATATAACTGCGCTGAGGCCATGCTCTTAGCTGGAAATGAATATTATAACTTACACTTAAACCCCGATACATTTAAAGTAATGGCAGGGTTCGGTGGAGGGGTAGGTGTGGAAGACCTCTGTGGAGTTGTTAGTGGTTCTGTGGCTCTTTTAGGGATAATTTTCGTGGATAAGAGGGCCTATGAAAGCCAAGAAATTAAAGAGATTACTGAAGACTTTGTTGAAAGCTTTAGAAGGGAATTGAAAACTTTGAACTGTAAGATGCTGAAAGATATGTATCGTGAAGAAGATGCAAAATGTAGTTCAGTGGTGGAAGCAGGAGGACGAGTTTTAGAGGAAGTTATTATTAAGTATAAATCTAAATCTAAATAA
- a CDS encoding RQC-minor-1 family DNA-binding protein gives MSRRQPRVRYELSDIKGVNPPSDKEIKVILRAADEIIYTGGRAMLAKILKGSKDKNILEHRLQDCPSYGFYSSKTIAEVTQLVDWMIINRYLEIDYNGRLPMIVFSKMGWELYKPVYAEELYENIVKVNANDDTDMLVEQLKKTNRQVVLILLDKISESKNIGVIRFLENWKETEVKKVRAGINKAIKMIKS, from the coding sequence ATGAGTAGGAGACAACCAAGAGTACGGTATGAGTTAAGTGACATTAAGGGTGTTAATCCACCTTCGGATAAGGAAATAAAAGTTATACTAAGGGCAGCAGATGAGATAATTTATACAGGTGGTAGGGCAATGCTTGCTAAGATACTTAAGGGGTCTAAGGATAAAAACATATTGGAGCACCGTCTACAGGATTGTCCAAGCTATGGCTTCTATAGTAGTAAAACAATTGCAGAAGTTACCCAATTGGTGGATTGGATGATAATAAATAGATATTTAGAAATCGATTATAATGGGCGGCTTCCTATGATTGTTTTTTCTAAAATGGGCTGGGAACTTTACAAACCTGTTTATGCTGAAGAGCTATATGAAAATATAGTGAAAGTTAATGCAAATGATGATACCGATATGCTAGTGGAGCAACTGAAAAAAACCAATAGGCAAGTAGTTTTGATTCTTTTGGACAAAATATCTGAAAGTAAGAACATAGGTGTTATTAGATTTTTGGAAAATTGGAAAGAAACAGAAGTTAAGAAAGTCCGTGCAGGAATAAATAAGGCAATAAAAATGATTAAGTCTTAA